The Dermacentor silvarum isolate Dsil-2018 chromosome 11, BIME_Dsil_1.4, whole genome shotgun sequence region TGTCGCTGTAACCGTCTACTGCTTCCAGTGCGTGGAATGCACTACAAGAACTTTCGGCGGAGGAGTAAAATTTCGCAGAGTCCTGCCACTGCTATCTGACGATTGGAAAGAGGCAATGGGCGGATGGTTTTGTCAAAAGCATGAAACTACAAGCAGCGATGACCTGCCCGATGTTCTCTCACCGAAACCAGACGAGCTGTTCACGTCTGCGGCGCACCTGCTTGTGCATGACAAAAACGTTCGAGAAGGCGACATCGACAGGGAAAACGGAAGAGTGCGCTGCGGCATGTGCTACACTGTGGTGAGGAGACAGGGGACTCCATCGTCTACAGCATTGTTTGCGACTCGCGTGGCAATAACCCATGCCAACGAGGAGGATGGCAGCCCCGTAGGTGGCGTCGACGCTACGCGCCTACACAGAAGCTTCATCAAAGAGCGGCTGCAGCCTAGAATGACCTCCAGGATTGCGCTGGCGTCCGTAAGTAATCTCAGTTGACACTTTCCTTTGGGCTAGTTGTAGATGGCGACAGTTCAAGTACGTGCCATAGCGTGAGTAGAGAGAGGAACGAGACCGTCCGGTCCCGTTTCTCACTCGCCTGTTTGCGCTGTACGCATGTATGCGCGTGCAGTAAATATTCGCACCttaaaaaaaagcgttttattgTTATAAATTCGTTTAAAGAGTTCTccccccgtcggggaatcgaaccccggtctcccgcgtgacaggcggcgATACATCTGTGCTAACAATTAGCACGGGGGTTGCTCGCTTCTAAGGTGCTTTATCAAGGGCAACGCTAACGCAATTTCCTGGAGGCCTCATGAGTCCAACTAAATTTTTTTTACGGAAACATGTGAAAACGAGTGCTCTAATTAGAAAACCGCTCTatcgatttgaatgaaatgtgttgcacttGAGAGACAGAGAGCTGCATTCATAGAATGACCGAATTTTACCGACTTCAGAAATCATAATTTTGATTTAGGGTCTCACAggtttattgcgatcgcaatttaCAAAAGTTACGAAAAAGCGGTAACGGTACATTAGACTGCGTGGTTCCCACCGCGCTCGAACTCTGTTTGCCGGGATACAGAGCCGTCGCGAGGTTGCAAGCATTGGAACCAGAGAGCCTGCCCCAGCCGAACGTGCTGACTGCTCTCCGAGCAATCGCAGTAGCCACGTGATCGAGTTTCTGACGGATCTCGGTCGCGCTCCCGGCTAGGAGGTGAGAGTGCCTTCGAGTGTGCTGAGCAGGAGAGAGGATAAACATTTTTATTTTGCGAAAAAGCAATAGGGAAGAGTCTTCAGTCCAAAACGCCGCCCCAACACTTCTTTTTCCCTGCTTCTACATCCCTCAACACCAGCAAGCGCTGATCATCAAAGCAAAGCAGACTAATTAGATCtattaatttatatcttacgtgaatttgttacattgtttagacacgttttgcaaaagtcctactcacatattagtggtaaACTTGAGAGCCATGTGTAATAAATCAGTTTGTGCGCTTTAGGTGTAcgattagatgcaatttacataACTGTTATATCATTTTTCATCGCGGAGAGTTCTAACTTGATGGTTTCGTTTTGAGAAAAGTTCAGGTTTTCCACAATTTTGATTAAGATATTGACGGCCTAAATAAAGGTTTGCTGCCAAAGCCACTGTATTTGTAACTTTTTaatttaaatgcaacaaacctcatcaatttTGGCGCCGTGGTGgccgagaaaaatgatttctccttACC contains the following coding sequences:
- the LOC125941261 gene encoding uncharacterized protein LOC125941261, which gives rise to MPCRELTFNVRFHKSAGSDSEQKMESFVEPAVVAVTVYCFQCVECTTRTFGGGVKFRRVLPLLSDDWKEAMGGWFCQKHETTSSDDLPDVLSPKPDELFTSAAHLLVHDKNVREGDIDRENGRVRCGMCYTVVRRQGTPSSTALFATRVAITHANEEDGSPVGGVDATRLHRSFIKERLQPRMTSRIALASGKQVLLLWLMESVVQHFSAREVQRKEVRVDLKVGSKRGVCGFDFWFNREVLWNSTGAYTTHLFTQRAVNVINQHDVSEVID